A window of the Burkholderia sp. 9120 genome harbors these coding sequences:
- a CDS encoding SprT family zinc-dependent metalloprotease has product MQKSPTSQPAAALDNRQLDLPLFAEPGSTSSSPSPSAPSSGSAGSASGTPQSAGLLAPDGSKLRSLVVGSRTLHYALKRSARRSIGFAIDSTGLTITAPRWVTLADIETAITEKQRWIFAKLIEWQTRVEQRALPKVDWKDGAEVPYLGRPVRVILGSPQGTLQFSASDSALQVPLPLQADPQQIKDRVQGWLQGEAKRLFGERLAIYSEKLGVSYRTYALSSAATRWGSCSSDGKIRLNWRLIHFPLSIIDYVVAHELAHLREMNHSPRFWQTVESIFPEFREARQTLKSHPPELLPTL; this is encoded by the coding sequence ATGCAGAAGTCTCCTACGTCGCAGCCCGCTGCGGCGCTCGATAACCGGCAACTCGATCTCCCGCTCTTCGCCGAGCCGGGGTCGACGTCGTCGTCCCCTTCACCTTCCGCGCCTTCTTCCGGTTCTGCCGGGAGTGCGTCGGGCACGCCGCAATCCGCTGGACTGCTCGCGCCAGATGGCAGCAAATTGCGCAGCCTCGTCGTCGGTTCACGCACGCTGCATTACGCGCTCAAGCGTTCGGCGCGCCGCTCGATCGGCTTTGCGATCGACAGCACGGGTCTGACGATCACCGCACCGCGTTGGGTCACGCTCGCCGATATCGAAACCGCGATCACCGAAAAGCAGCGCTGGATTTTCGCGAAGCTGATCGAATGGCAAACGCGTGTCGAACAGCGTGCGTTGCCGAAGGTCGATTGGAAAGACGGAGCCGAAGTGCCGTATCTCGGCCGGCCGGTGCGCGTGATACTCGGCTCGCCGCAAGGCACGCTTCAGTTCAGCGCGAGCGATTCGGCGTTGCAAGTGCCGCTGCCGTTGCAGGCCGATCCGCAACAGATCAAGGACCGCGTGCAAGGCTGGCTGCAAGGCGAAGCGAAGCGTCTGTTCGGTGAGCGTCTCGCGATTTATTCGGAGAAGCTGGGCGTCAGCTATCGCACGTATGCGCTGTCTTCAGCGGCGACGCGCTGGGGCAGTTGTTCGAGCGACGGCAAGATTCGCCTGAACTGGCGGCTGATTCACTTTCCGCTGTCCATCATCGACTATGTCGTCGCGCACGAGCTCGCGCATTTGCGTGAGATGAATCACAGCCCGCGCTTCTGGCAAACGGTGGAATCGATTTTTCCGGAATTCCGCGAGGCACGGCAGACGCTGAAGTCGCATCCGCCGGAATTGTTGCCTACGTTGTAG
- the gloA gene encoding lactoylglutathione lyase has product MRLLHTMLRVGDLDRSIAFYTEMLGMKLLRRDDYPDGKFTLAFVGYTDERDGTVLELTHNWDTPSYDLGSGFGHLAVEVDDAYAACDKIKAQGGTVVREAGPMKHGTTVIAFVTDPDGYKIEFIQKKK; this is encoded by the coding sequence ATGCGCCTGCTTCACACCATGCTTCGGGTCGGCGACCTGGATCGTTCGATCGCCTTCTACACCGAGATGCTCGGCATGAAACTGCTGCGCCGCGACGATTATCCGGACGGCAAATTCACGCTGGCGTTCGTCGGCTACACGGACGAACGCGACGGCACGGTCCTCGAACTCACGCACAACTGGGACACGCCGTCGTACGACCTCGGCAGCGGCTTCGGGCACCTCGCCGTCGAAGTCGATGACGCCTACGCCGCGTGCGACAAAATCAAGGCGCAAGGCGGCACGGTCGTGCGCGAAGCCGGCCCGATGAAACACGGCACCACGGTGATAGCGTTCGTTACGGATCCGGACGGCTACAAGATCGAGTTCATTCAGAAGAAGAAATAA
- a CDS encoding autotransporter outer membrane beta-barrel domain-containing protein — MCRPGYRLAPARLLEALSSTIGLAILLPCDPAFAACDNVNPVGGQTVTCTGSMPNPSTTSVTAAAGSTNVTVNVQTGAELDINGNNVILVRDGSTVTNLGTLNGSGDTFDAMSAHGASGGSGQNVLVNRGSITTSGVESEGMYNDAAAVTMLNDTTGVIRTSGDESAAMHDFQSPGGGTLTNNGTLATTGASSPGMAALTNNDTLVNNGTITTTGAGSYGIRTNGNAVGGPGNNVIVNHGTIDVSGADAHGIVSSDTAPGVVTNTGSITAQGVGGAGAIFSGNVTLNNAAGASIVSQQANAIVANGGGTFNNAGTISGAINAIAFANAGATINNSGSIVAATSQAISSIGTFNIVINNTGTIAGGNGRAIWTDSGNDTFNWSGGTVTGFVRFSAGDDTATLTNLTDANLSGVPSFDGGPGNDLLTFDRTSASGVSRFIDWETVNVINGSQLTLDSQGLTLGDSGTLTGTLNVDATSTLFAGGLASAVTIAPAVAGQLVTVTNAGTFDLTNGGANTQAVLVIDGNYTGLNGRLLLQSVLGGDGSPSGKLVIAQGVGSGSTTLGVTNVGGNGGATLTDGILVVQATNGATTTASAFTLPRPLMAGAYTYYLFKGGVSAGTGDNWYLRSSLAAAPTPTPTPTPTPTPTPTPTPESAAGPIAAPGTPALPTPPPAGAAPTPLYRMEVPVYAAVPVLTRELGIAQIGTFHDRQGEQSMLDESGPLPAAWARVWGEHTSQTSSGGASPDFSGTISGVQVGHDLYADRSASGHRNHYGFFLGFARAQGDVNGFALGFPDLSAGHLAINAYSVGAYWTHIGPGGWYTDAVAMGSALTLDPMSNQGLGASTHGHAITTSLEAGLPIPLRANLSLEPQMQLIWQHASIDDLNDGVSSVSFHSANGFVGRLGLRLQGAFEGAGVQWQPYLRANLWRYFNGTDSVTYAGSTVIPSNVAATAAQFGMGVVAHLSARGSVFAAASYTTNVNGEHRSSVEGNLGVRWSW, encoded by the coding sequence ATGTGTCGTCCGGGCTACCGGCTCGCGCCGGCTCGTCTGCTCGAAGCGCTGTCGTCCACCATCGGGCTCGCCATTCTGCTGCCTTGCGACCCCGCGTTCGCGGCTTGCGACAACGTCAATCCGGTCGGCGGACAAACCGTCACCTGCACCGGCAGCATGCCGAATCCGTCCACTACGAGTGTCACTGCCGCAGCGGGCAGCACCAACGTCACGGTCAACGTGCAGACCGGCGCGGAACTCGATATCAATGGCAACAATGTCATTCTCGTGCGCGACGGCAGCACCGTGACCAATCTCGGCACGTTGAACGGCAGCGGCGATACCTTTGATGCAATGTCCGCGCATGGCGCGAGCGGCGGCTCAGGTCAGAACGTGCTGGTCAACCGCGGCAGCATCACGACGAGCGGCGTCGAGTCGGAGGGCATGTACAACGACGCCGCCGCGGTCACGATGTTGAACGACACCACCGGCGTGATCCGCACGAGCGGCGATGAATCGGCAGCGATGCACGATTTCCAGAGTCCCGGCGGCGGCACCTTGACCAACAACGGCACGCTCGCTACCACCGGCGCCAGTTCACCCGGCATGGCCGCGTTGACGAACAACGACACGCTCGTCAATAACGGCACGATCACGACCACCGGCGCGGGATCGTATGGCATACGGACGAACGGCAATGCGGTCGGCGGTCCCGGCAACAACGTGATCGTCAACCACGGCACGATCGACGTTTCCGGCGCGGACGCCCATGGCATCGTGTCGTCGGATACGGCGCCGGGCGTCGTCACGAATACCGGCTCAATCACCGCACAGGGCGTGGGGGGCGCCGGCGCGATCTTCTCCGGCAACGTCACGCTGAACAACGCGGCCGGCGCGAGCATCGTCAGCCAGCAAGCCAACGCGATCGTCGCCAATGGCGGCGGCACGTTCAACAACGCCGGCACGATCTCCGGCGCGATCAACGCGATCGCTTTCGCGAATGCCGGTGCGACGATCAACAACAGCGGTTCGATCGTCGCGGCGACGAGTCAGGCGATCAGTTCCATCGGCACGTTCAATATCGTCATCAACAACACCGGCACCATCGCGGGCGGCAACGGCCGCGCGATCTGGACCGACAGCGGCAACGACACGTTCAACTGGAGCGGCGGCACCGTCACGGGCTTCGTGCGCTTCAGCGCAGGCGACGACACCGCCACGCTCACCAACCTCACTGACGCGAATCTGAGCGGCGTGCCGAGCTTCGACGGCGGCCCCGGCAACGATCTGCTGACGTTCGATCGCACGTCCGCGAGCGGCGTGAGCCGCTTTATCGATTGGGAAACCGTCAATGTGATCAACGGCAGCCAGTTGACGCTGGACAGTCAGGGACTCACGCTCGGCGATAGCGGCACGCTGACCGGCACGCTCAACGTCGACGCGACCAGCACCTTGTTCGCGGGCGGGCTGGCGAGCGCGGTGACGATTGCGCCGGCGGTCGCCGGACAACTCGTCACGGTGACCAATGCGGGCACGTTCGATCTGACCAACGGCGGCGCGAATACGCAGGCCGTGCTGGTGATCGATGGCAACTACACCGGGCTCAATGGACGGCTGCTGCTGCAAAGCGTGCTCGGCGGCGACGGTTCACCGAGCGGCAAGCTGGTGATCGCGCAGGGGGTGGGGTCGGGGAGTACGACGCTGGGCGTGACTAACGTGGGCGGCAACGGCGGCGCCACGCTCACTGATGGGATTCTCGTGGTGCAGGCCACCAATGGGGCGACGACGACCGCTAGCGCGTTCACGTTGCCGCGACCGTTGATGGCCGGCGCTTATACGTACTACCTGTTCAAAGGCGGAGTGAGTGCGGGGACAGGGGATAACTGGTATTTGCGTTCGAGTCTGGCGGCGGCGCCGACGCCAACTCCAACTCCAACACCAACACCAACTCCAACACCCACGCCCACGCCCGAGTCCGCCGCCGGCCCAATCGCAGCGCCTGGCACACCAGCCCTACCGACCCCACCGCCCGCAGGCGCCGCCCCCACACCGCTCTATCGAATGGAAGTCCCCGTCTACGCAGCAGTCCCCGTGCTCACGCGCGAACTCGGCATCGCGCAGATCGGCACCTTCCACGACCGCCAGGGCGAACAGTCAATGCTCGACGAAAGCGGCCCGCTGCCCGCCGCATGGGCACGCGTCTGGGGCGAGCACACATCGCAAACCAGCAGCGGCGGCGCAAGCCCGGATTTCAGCGGCACCATCAGCGGCGTGCAAGTTGGCCACGATCTCTACGCCGATCGCAGCGCGAGCGGTCATCGCAACCACTACGGTTTTTTCCTGGGCTTCGCTCGTGCGCAAGGCGATGTGAACGGCTTCGCGCTCGGCTTTCCCGATCTGTCGGCCGGGCATCTGGCGATCAACGCGTACAGCGTCGGCGCGTACTGGACGCACATCGGTCCGGGCGGCTGGTACACCGATGCAGTCGCCATGGGCAGCGCGCTGACGCTCGATCCGATGTCGAATCAGGGCCTCGGCGCGAGCACGCATGGTCACGCGATCACGACGTCGCTCGAAGCCGGTCTGCCGATTCCGTTGCGTGCGAATCTGAGCCTCGAACCGCAGATGCAATTGATCTGGCAGCATGCATCGATCGACGATCTCAACGACGGCGTTTCGAGCGTCTCGTTTCACTCGGCCAATGGCTTCGTGGGACGACTCGGCTTGCGTCTGCAAGGCGCGTTCGAAGGCGCTGGCGTGCAATGGCAACCGTATTTGCGGGCGAATTTGTGGCGCTATTTCAATGGCACCGACAGCGTGACTTACGCGGGCAGCACGGTGATTCCGTCGAATGTCGCGGCGACGGCGGCTCAATTCGGCATGGGGGTCGTCGCGCATCTGAGCGCGCGCGGCAGCGTGTTCGCGGCCGCGAGTTACACGACGAATGTGAATGGCGAGCACCGCAGCAGCGTCGAGGGCAATCTTGGGGTGCGCTGGAGTTGGTGA
- a CDS encoding porin — MKNVSRWTAALVPAAIASFGCQIAQAQSSVTLYGVVDESVRYLTHANTAGDSSLGLGNGGMTQSRWGLKGVEDLGGGWSTFFKLENRIYINTGQSDPTLPFFNEAQIGVRSASYGQVIIGRQYNVMIEGITVGGYGSNSWIPYDFSFQPEVTMTGGIWTSNQVQYQARYNGFTFAAGYAFGGNAGNSNGSQIGAAAAYGPAGGPFSVGAAYEESKDSVNGAAAKDWTFGGSYTWNLTRFSAGYIVNQNDAGFSNFANGPFTAPELTALKYTDFSRRRMIMGGITQQVGNVWHFAANVWRTLQDGKTHAQDGSAWQYQLVADYNLSKRTDVYLEGDYAVYRGDLIGAQLQGVNSIGLAQKGTQIGLMAGIRHQF; from the coding sequence ATGAAAAACGTAAGCAGGTGGACGGCAGCCCTGGTGCCCGCGGCCATCGCGTCATTCGGCTGTCAGATCGCGCAGGCGCAATCTAGCGTGACGCTGTACGGCGTGGTCGACGAAAGCGTGCGCTATCTGACGCATGCGAACACGGCCGGCGATTCATCGCTCGGATTGGGCAACGGCGGCATGACGCAGAGTCGCTGGGGTTTGAAGGGCGTTGAAGATCTCGGCGGCGGCTGGTCGACGTTTTTCAAGCTCGAAAACCGCATCTATATCAACACCGGTCAAAGCGATCCCACCTTGCCGTTTTTCAACGAAGCGCAGATCGGCGTGCGCTCGGCGTCGTACGGGCAGGTGATCATCGGGCGGCAATACAACGTGATGATCGAGGGGATTACCGTCGGCGGTTACGGCAGCAATTCCTGGATCCCCTACGATTTCAGCTTCCAGCCCGAAGTGACGATGACCGGCGGCATCTGGACCAGCAATCAGGTGCAGTATCAGGCGAGATACAACGGTTTCACGTTCGCGGCAGGCTACGCATTCGGCGGTAACGCGGGCAATTCGAACGGCAGTCAGATCGGCGCGGCCGCCGCGTATGGGCCGGCAGGCGGTCCGTTCAGCGTCGGCGCGGCGTACGAAGAGTCGAAGGATTCGGTCAACGGCGCGGCCGCGAAAGATTGGACCTTCGGCGGTTCGTACACGTGGAATCTGACGCGCTTTTCGGCGGGCTATATCGTCAATCAGAACGATGCGGGGTTTTCCAATTTCGCCAACGGGCCGTTCACCGCGCCCGAACTGACGGCGCTCAAATACACGGACTTTTCGCGGCGTCGCATGATTATGGGCGGCATCACGCAGCAGGTCGGCAACGTGTGGCACTTCGCCGCCAACGTCTGGCGCACGCTGCAGGACGGCAAGACGCATGCGCAGGACGGATCGGCCTGGCAATATCAACTGGTCGCGGACTACAACCTGTCGAAGCGTACGGACGTCTATCTGGAAGGCGATTACGCGGTCTATCGCGGCGATCTGATCGGCGCGCAACTGCAAGGGGTGAACAGTATCGGGCTCGCGCAGAAGGGCACGCAGATCGGGTTGATGGCGGGGATCCGGCATCAGTTTTGA
- a CDS encoding DMT family transporter has translation MSTTALPARRAPDSFAILLMIGLCAIWGLQQVAIKSTNSAVPPVFQAGLRSLVASLLVWGWARSRGTPLFRDDGTLSAGLLAGVLFAAEFVCIFLGLTLTSASRMAVFLYTAPCFTALGLHWFVEGERMRRIQWFGIFVAFAGMALAFADGFLHSHAAQASTLKGMAGDALGVLAGVAWAATTVVVRATRLAQSSASKTLFYQLAVSAVVLLALAVGLGEAHVETVTPLALMSLAYQAVIVAFVSYLVWFWLLTRYIASRLSVFSFLTPLFGVSFGVLLLGESFSLRFLMAAALVLVGIALVNAPARRVT, from the coding sequence ATGAGCACTACCGCCTTGCCCGCGCGCCGCGCCCCCGACAGCTTCGCGATCCTGCTCATGATCGGCTTGTGCGCGATCTGGGGACTCCAGCAGGTTGCCATTAAAAGCACGAATTCAGCGGTGCCGCCGGTCTTCCAGGCGGGTTTGCGTTCGCTGGTCGCGTCTTTGCTGGTGTGGGGCTGGGCGCGCTCGCGCGGCACGCCGCTGTTTCGCGACGACGGCACGCTGAGCGCGGGCCTGCTCGCCGGCGTGCTGTTCGCCGCCGAATTCGTGTGTATTTTTCTGGGTCTGACGCTGACCAGCGCGTCGCGCATGGCGGTGTTTCTGTACACCGCGCCGTGCTTCACCGCGCTCGGCCTGCACTGGTTCGTGGAAGGCGAGCGGATGCGGCGGATTCAGTGGTTCGGTATTTTCGTGGCGTTCGCCGGCATGGCGCTGGCGTTCGCGGACGGCTTCCTGCACAGCCACGCCGCACAAGCCTCAACGCTGAAGGGTATGGCCGGCGACGCGCTCGGCGTGCTGGCCGGTGTTGCCTGGGCCGCGACCACGGTGGTGGTGCGCGCCACGCGTCTCGCTCAATCGAGCGCCAGCAAGACGCTGTTCTATCAATTGGCGGTGTCTGCGGTGGTGTTGCTCGCGCTGGCGGTCGGGCTCGGGGAGGCGCACGTCGAAACCGTCACGCCGCTCGCGCTGATGAGCCTCGCCTATCAGGCCGTGATCGTCGCGTTCGTCAGCTATCTGGTGTGGTTCTGGCTGTTGACGCGCTATATCGCGTCGCGCCTGTCGGTGTTTTCGTTTCTCACGCCGCTGTTCGGCGTGAGCTTCGGCGTGCTGCTGCTCGGTGAGTCGTTCAGCCTGCGCTTCCTGATGGCCGCGGCGCTGGTGCTGGTGGGTATCGCGCTGGTCAATGCGCCAGCGCGACGGGTGACGTAA
- the rsmA gene encoding 16S rRNA (adenine(1518)-N(6)/adenine(1519)-N(6))-dimethyltransferase RsmA, whose amino-acid sequence MSTSRQQQGRHQGHIARKRFGQNFLVDMGVIDSIVDVIQPRRGERMVEIGPGLGALTEPLIERLATPEAPLHAVELDRDLIGRLKTKFGDLLELHAGDALAFDFGSLAAPGEKASLRIVGNLPYNISSPLLFHLTSFAPCVIDQHFMLQNEVVERMVAEPGTKAFSRLSVMLQYRYVIDKQLDVPPESFNPPPKVDSAIVRMIPYEQKELTPVDQRVLGEVVTAAFSQRRKMLRNTLAAFRDSVDFEALGFDLQRRAEDVSVAEYVRVAQIVAAARPSQRAAASDGDAS is encoded by the coding sequence ATGTCCACCAGCAGACAGCAACAGGGCCGGCACCAAGGTCATATCGCGCGCAAGCGTTTCGGTCAGAACTTTCTGGTCGACATGGGCGTGATCGATTCGATCGTCGACGTCATCCAGCCGCGACGCGGCGAGCGCATGGTCGAAATCGGGCCGGGCCTCGGCGCGCTCACCGAGCCGCTGATCGAGCGTCTGGCCACGCCGGAAGCGCCGTTGCACGCCGTTGAACTGGACCGCGATCTGATCGGCCGTCTGAAGACGAAATTCGGCGATCTGCTCGAACTGCACGCGGGCGACGCGCTCGCGTTCGACTTCGGTTCGCTGGCCGCGCCGGGTGAAAAAGCGTCGCTGCGGATTGTCGGCAATCTGCCGTACAACATTTCGAGCCCGCTACTGTTTCATCTGACCTCGTTCGCGCCTTGCGTGATCGATCAGCACTTCATGCTGCAGAACGAGGTGGTCGAGCGGATGGTGGCCGAGCCGGGCACGAAAGCATTCAGCCGTCTCTCGGTGATGCTGCAGTATCGCTACGTGATCGACAAGCAGCTCGACGTGCCGCCCGAGTCGTTCAATCCGCCACCCAAGGTGGATTCGGCGATCGTGCGGATGATTCCGTACGAGCAGAAGGAGCTGACGCCGGTCGACCAGCGCGTGCTCGGCGAAGTGGTGACGGCGGCGTTCTCGCAGCGCCGCAAGATGTTGCGCAATACGCTGGCCGCGTTTCGCGATTCAGTGGACTTCGAGGCGCTCGGCTTCGACCTGCAACGTCGCGCCGAAGACGTGTCGGTTGCCGAATACGTGCGCGTGGCGCAGATCGTCGCGGCGGCCAGGCCGTCGCAGCGTGCAGCGGCGAGCGACGGCGATGCCTCCTGA
- the pdxA gene encoding 4-hydroxythreonine-4-phosphate dehydrogenase PdxA, with protein sequence MTNAAQSAGLPLQIAITTGEPAGVGPELTAQALAGAATHWPGAQFTVLGDAALLAERAHAVGVDWNALLADGKRVRMQHQPLGVPVQAGKLDAANGRYVLDLLDSAIDGAVAGAFDAIVTAPLQKSTINDAGVPFTGHTEYLAERTHTPRVVMMLAGSGKRPLRVALATTHLPLKDVSAALSVDGIVETLRIIDHDLRHHFGLPAPRILVTGLNPHAGENGYLGREEIEVITPALKLANEQGIDAPGPYPADTLFQPRYLEQADCVLAMFHDQGLPVLKYATFGEGINITLGLPIIRTSVDHGTALDLAGTGRADAGSLIAAIDTAVSMAQHRRAG encoded by the coding sequence GCAGGCTCTCGCCGGCGCGGCGACCCACTGGCCCGGCGCACAGTTCACCGTGCTGGGCGACGCGGCGTTGCTCGCCGAACGCGCGCACGCCGTGGGCGTCGACTGGAACGCGTTGCTGGCTGACGGCAAACGCGTGCGTATGCAGCACCAGCCGCTCGGCGTGCCGGTGCAGGCAGGCAAGCTGGACGCGGCCAACGGCCGCTACGTGCTCGACCTGCTCGACAGCGCGATCGACGGCGCGGTAGCCGGCGCCTTCGACGCGATCGTCACGGCGCCGCTGCAAAAAAGCACCATCAACGACGCCGGTGTGCCGTTCACCGGCCACACCGAATATCTGGCCGAGCGCACTCACACGCCGCGCGTGGTGATGATGCTGGCCGGCTCCGGCAAGCGTCCGCTGCGCGTCGCGCTCGCGACCACGCATCTGCCGCTCAAGGACGTGTCCGCAGCCTTGTCCGTCGACGGTATTGTCGAGACGCTGCGCATTATCGATCACGATCTGCGGCATCACTTCGGCTTGCCGGCGCCGCGTATTCTCGTGACGGGGCTGAACCCGCATGCGGGCGAAAACGGCTACCTGGGTCGCGAGGAAATCGAGGTCATCACGCCGGCGCTGAAACTCGCGAACGAGCAGGGCATCGACGCGCCCGGTCCGTATCCGGCCGACACGCTGTTTCAGCCGCGTTATCTGGAGCAGGCCGACTGCGTGCTGGCCATGTTCCACGATCAGGGCCTGCCGGTGCTGAAATACGCTACATTCGGCGAAGGCATCAATATCACGCTCGGCTTGCCGATTATCCGCACCTCGGTCGATCACGGCACCGCGCTCGATCTGGCCGGCACCGGCCGCGCCGACGCGGGCAGCCTGATCGCCGCGATCGACACGGCGGTGTCGATGGCGCAGCACCGCCGCGCGGGCTGA